Proteins encoded in a region of the Streptomyces sp. NBC_01298 genome:
- a CDS encoding discoidin domain-containing protein — protein MQSRRFLALPRAFRRSRLLIAFGLGALLIGFTPWLGVASPTPAPTPAPPAEETAQQSPHHGVAPANAMEPTAPVLDRTGWTAAASDEETAGENGRAANVLDGDTGTLWHSKWSGTPAPLPHSITIDMHRTSAVSALVYHPRTNGPNGRAGAYTVTTSTDGTAFGAPVAAGTWRDDDTVKTATFTRTANARFVRLTVTTEAGARGPWTSAAEIRLSGPAAPAVHGSWGRITGFPLVPVATAVLPGDKLLAWSAYAVDRFGGSNGYTQTAILDLKTGKVTQRRIDNTGHDMFCPGIAMLADGRVLVTGGSNAEKASIYDPVTDDWSATGSMNIPRGYQSMTLLSTGEAFVLGGSWSGPAGDKAAEAWSPETRTWRGLPGVPALQASTADPAGPYRADNHMWLHATSDGKVLQLGPSKQMNWISTTGTGSITPAGTRSDSADAMTGNAVAYDIGKLLTLGGSPAYQNTPATRRAYTVGITGTQVETARTGDMEYARAFANSVVLPDGKVIVFGGQSYPVPFSDATSVLTPELWDPATGAFTPLATMAVPRNYHSVANLLPDGRVFSGGGGLCGDCATNHADGAVFTPPYLLNQDGSPKPRPEITGNVPARTSPGTTLTLSTSTPAASFVLMRAAAATHSTDNDQRRVPLTSTATGTGTYTVSIPADPGVVLPGTYMLFALDPQGVPSPARFTTIS, from the coding sequence TTGCAGTCCAGGCGCTTCCTCGCCTTACCCCGCGCATTCCGTAGGTCCCGGCTGCTCATCGCCTTCGGCCTCGGCGCGCTGCTGATCGGCTTCACGCCGTGGCTCGGGGTCGCGAGCCCGACGCCCGCCCCGACCCCCGCGCCCCCCGCCGAGGAGACGGCGCAGCAGTCGCCGCACCACGGCGTGGCTCCGGCGAACGCCATGGAGCCGACGGCCCCCGTTCTCGACCGGACCGGATGGACGGCCGCGGCGAGCGACGAGGAGACGGCCGGCGAGAACGGCCGCGCGGCCAACGTCCTCGACGGCGACACCGGCACGCTCTGGCACAGCAAGTGGTCCGGCACCCCGGCCCCGCTCCCGCACAGCATCACCATCGACATGCACCGCACGAGCGCGGTCTCCGCGCTCGTCTACCACCCCCGCACGAACGGCCCCAACGGCCGGGCGGGCGCCTACACCGTCACCACCAGCACCGACGGCACCGCCTTCGGCGCACCGGTGGCCGCGGGCACCTGGCGCGACGACGACACCGTCAAGACCGCCACCTTCACCCGTACCGCGAACGCCCGGTTCGTCCGGCTGACCGTGACCACCGAGGCCGGCGCCCGCGGCCCGTGGACCTCCGCGGCCGAGATCCGCCTGAGCGGGCCGGCCGCCCCCGCCGTCCACGGATCCTGGGGCCGGATCACCGGATTCCCCCTGGTTCCCGTGGCCACCGCAGTCCTCCCCGGGGACAAGCTCCTGGCCTGGTCCGCGTACGCCGTGGACCGCTTCGGCGGCAGCAACGGCTACACCCAGACGGCGATCCTCGACCTGAAGACGGGCAAGGTCACCCAGCGCCGCATCGACAACACGGGGCACGACATGTTCTGCCCCGGCATAGCCATGCTGGCCGACGGCCGCGTGCTGGTCACCGGGGGCAGCAACGCGGAGAAGGCCAGCATCTACGACCCCGTCACCGACGACTGGTCCGCCACCGGCAGCATGAACATCCCCCGCGGCTACCAGTCCATGACGCTGCTCTCCACCGGCGAGGCCTTCGTCCTGGGCGGATCCTGGAGCGGACCCGCGGGCGACAAGGCCGCCGAGGCCTGGTCGCCGGAGACCCGGACCTGGCGCGGGCTCCCGGGAGTCCCGGCCCTCCAGGCCTCCACGGCCGACCCGGCCGGACCCTACCGCGCCGACAACCACATGTGGCTGCACGCCACTTCGGACGGCAAGGTACTCCAACTGGGCCCGAGCAAGCAGATGAACTGGATCTCGACCACCGGCACGGGCAGCATCACCCCCGCCGGCACCCGGTCCGACAGCGCCGACGCCATGACGGGCAACGCCGTCGCCTACGACATCGGCAAGCTCCTGACCCTGGGCGGCTCGCCCGCCTACCAGAACACCCCCGCCACGCGCCGCGCCTACACCGTGGGCATCACGGGCACCCAGGTCGAAACCGCCCGCACCGGAGACATGGAATACGCCAGGGCCTTCGCCAACAGCGTGGTCCTGCCCGACGGCAAGGTCATCGTCTTCGGCGGGCAGAGCTACCCGGTCCCCTTCAGCGACGCGACCTCGGTCCTGACGCCCGAGCTGTGGGACCCGGCGACCGGCGCCTTCACCCCGCTCGCCACCATGGCGGTCCCGCGCAACTACCACAGCGTGGCCAACCTGTTGCCGGACGGGCGGGTCTTCTCCGGCGGCGGAGGCCTGTGCGGCGACTGCGCCACCAACCACGCCGACGGGGCCGTCTTCACACCGCCGTACCTCCTGAACCAGGACGGATCCCCGAAACCGCGCCCCGAGATCACGGGGAACGTCCCCGCCAGAACGTCCCCCGGCACCACCCTCACCCTGTCCACCTCCACCCCGGCCGCGTCCTTCGTCCTGATGCGGGCGGCGGCCGCGACCCACTCGACCGACAACGACCAGCGAAGGGTCCCCCTGACCTCCACGGCCACGGGAACCGGCACCTACACGGTGTCGATACCCGCCGACCCGGGCGTGGTCCTGCCGGGCACCTACATGCTCTTCGCCCTGGACCCCCAGGGAGTCCCGAGCCCGGCCCGCTTCACGACCATCTCCTGA